A genomic stretch from Halogranum gelatinilyticum includes:
- a CDS encoding zinc metalloprotease yields MRRVVLSLSLVCLVVLSGCLGVAFGPTDSPAGSEPVTAASGSGGGTADVDGSTGSTGDASRPRTNPWGSDPVVVAVDGPATDRDYAALVADATAYWEANAPQYAGYNISYRVDADADSPDIVVRFVEDVPACGDTNDAVGCAPLVTDSRQLDRPEAVYIQTGLSAESTTLILEHEFGHTLGLRHDDAPADVMAAESVLYTQPQPDAKDRAFPWKDAEFTVYIDDTNASDPADARDQVGHALDYFASGADGTEGVPSNLSFTFVDDPDEADVVVQFSETSPCDDGAGSCGQMLGPDPDGDGAIETYTKLRVTLVDLDTSAVGWHVGNWLAYGLGMEAVDERPRPFQDASYSERRSDWWE; encoded by the coding sequence ATGCGTCGCGTGGTGCTCTCGCTCTCACTCGTCTGTCTCGTCGTTCTCTCGGGCTGTCTCGGTGTGGCCTTCGGGCCGACCGACAGCCCCGCTGGCTCGGAGCCGGTGACCGCAGCCAGCGGCAGCGGTGGCGGGACCGCTGACGTCGACGGTTCGACCGGTTCGACGGGCGACGCGAGTCGGCCACGGACCAACCCGTGGGGAAGCGACCCCGTCGTCGTCGCTGTCGACGGGCCAGCCACCGACCGCGATTACGCCGCGCTCGTCGCCGATGCGACCGCTTACTGGGAGGCGAACGCCCCGCAGTACGCCGGTTACAACATCTCGTACCGCGTCGACGCCGACGCCGACTCGCCGGATATCGTCGTCCGCTTCGTCGAGGACGTCCCGGCCTGCGGCGACACGAACGACGCCGTCGGCTGCGCGCCGCTCGTCACCGACTCCCGACAGCTCGACCGGCCCGAAGCCGTCTACATCCAGACCGGTCTCTCCGCCGAGTCGACGACGCTCATCCTCGAACACGAGTTCGGCCACACGCTCGGTCTCCGTCACGACGACGCGCCCGCCGACGTGATGGCCGCCGAGTCGGTGCTCTACACTCAGCCGCAGCCGGACGCGAAAGACCGCGCCTTCCCGTGGAAGGACGCCGAGTTCACCGTCTACATCGACGACACCAACGCCTCGGACCCGGCGGATGCTCGCGACCAGGTCGGCCACGCCCTCGACTACTTCGCGTCCGGCGCGGACGGCACCGAGGGCGTCCCGTCGAACCTCTCTTTCACCTTCGTCGACGACCCCGACGAGGCCGACGTCGTCGTCCAGTTCAGCGAGACCTCTCCCTGTGACGATGGTGCAGGATCGTGTGGCCAGATGCTCGGTCCCGACCCCGACGGCGACGGGGCCATCGAGACCTACACGAAGCTCCGGGTCACGCTCGTCGACCTCGATACGTCCGCCGTCGGCTGGCACGTCGGCAACTGGCTGGCCTACGGACTCGGGATGGAAGCGGTCGACGAGCGACCCCGGCCGTTCCAGGATGCGAGCTACAGCGAGCGCCGGAGCGACTGGTGGGAGTGA
- a CDS encoding heavy metal translocating P-type ATPase: MSDDTGDRCADEACGCGDETATADVGDGHSHDNGGETHDYGDGHSHDHETLAADPAGDADGEELRLSVPEMDCASCAGKVENALADLEGLSAVDPRPTTGTLVVRYDPSVTSLDAVRERVESAGYTVEDTDSEAFSVPDMDCASCAGKVENALSGVDGVLEYETQPTTGRVLVTYDTARASRGSVVAAIEGAGYAVADDEEDDGRESVWRSPRALKTWSGATFLLLGIVVEYLLVSFDVTLLTALGREVTVAWALYLGAVLVAGQEIVRNGYYSAVNRNLDIDFLMTAGIVGALIVDLPFEAATLAVLFSVAELLERFSMDRARDSMRELMELSPDTATVLRDDAETTVAVEDVAVGETVVVRPGDKVPLDGVVREGSSPVDESPITGESVPADKAEGDEVYAGSIVEGGYLEVEVTAASADSTLSQVIQLVEDAQSNRTESEQFVDRFARYYTPVIVVLAVATVLLSPAIFGVTWTQAFVRGLTLLVIACPCAFVISTPVSVVSGITSAARNGVLIKGGNHLEAMGGVDAVAFDKTGTLTTGELSVTDVITLNETTDTELLGCARAIEQRSEHPIATAIIDYAEDQGVSDREITNFEAITGKGVKADLDGTTHYAGKPALFADLGFELEHTHVKTDGGAALGSRDDTDGGRVIAGQNGDAADPQACDHGTYLDLVNETIPRLQAEGKSVILVGTDEELEGVVAIADTVRPEAKWAVARLRELGVDHVAMLTGDNERTANAIAEQVGIDEVRADLLPEEKVAAVEELREQYEGGVAMVGDGVNDAPALATATVGIAMGAAGTDTALETADIALMADDLTRLPYLYDLASRANGVIRQNIWASLGVKAVLAIGAPLGYVSVIVAIVVGDMGMSLGVTGNALRLAGVRPESDGTDHTED; the protein is encoded by the coding sequence ATGAGCGACGATACCGGTGACCGGTGTGCCGACGAGGCGTGTGGCTGCGGCGACGAGACAGCCACGGCCGACGTCGGCGACGGTCACAGCCACGACAACGGGGGTGAGACACACGACTACGGGGACGGCCACAGCCACGACCACGAAACGCTCGCCGCCGACCCCGCTGGCGACGCCGACGGGGAGGAACTCCGGCTCTCCGTCCCCGAGATGGACTGTGCCTCCTGTGCGGGCAAGGTCGAGAACGCGCTGGCCGACCTCGAGGGACTCTCGGCCGTCGACCCGCGGCCGACGACGGGCACGCTCGTCGTCCGCTACGACCCGAGCGTGACGAGCCTCGACGCCGTCCGCGAACGGGTCGAGAGCGCGGGCTACACGGTCGAAGACACGGATTCGGAAGCCTTCAGCGTCCCCGACATGGACTGTGCCTCCTGCGCGGGGAAGGTCGAGAACGCCCTGAGCGGCGTCGACGGCGTCTTGGAGTACGAGACGCAGCCGACGACGGGCCGCGTGCTCGTCACCTACGACACCGCCCGCGCCTCCCGCGGCTCGGTCGTCGCCGCCATCGAGGGTGCGGGCTACGCCGTCGCCGACGACGAGGAAGACGACGGCCGCGAGAGCGTCTGGCGGAGTCCCCGCGCACTCAAGACGTGGAGCGGCGCGACGTTCCTCCTGCTCGGCATCGTCGTCGAGTATCTCCTCGTCTCGTTCGACGTGACGCTCCTGACCGCGCTCGGCCGCGAGGTGACGGTCGCGTGGGCGCTCTATCTCGGTGCGGTGCTCGTCGCCGGGCAGGAGATCGTCCGCAACGGCTACTACTCGGCGGTGAACCGCAACCTCGACATCGACTTCCTGATGACCGCCGGCATCGTCGGCGCGCTCATCGTCGATCTCCCGTTCGAGGCCGCCACGCTGGCCGTGCTGTTCAGCGTCGCCGAACTCCTCGAACGGTTCTCGATGGACCGCGCGCGGGACTCGATGCGCGAACTGATGGAACTCTCGCCCGACACCGCGACCGTCCTGCGCGACGACGCGGAGACGACCGTCGCCGTCGAGGACGTCGCCGTCGGCGAGACGGTCGTCGTCCGCCCCGGCGACAAGGTGCCGTTGGACGGCGTCGTCCGCGAGGGCAGTTCGCCGGTCGACGAGTCGCCCATCACCGGCGAGAGCGTCCCGGCCGACAAGGCCGAGGGCGACGAGGTCTACGCCGGGAGCATCGTCGAGGGCGGCTATCTCGAAGTCGAGGTGACGGCGGCCTCGGCGGACTCGACGCTCTCGCAGGTCATCCAGCTGGTCGAGGACGCCCAGTCAAATAGAACAGAATCCGAGCAGTTCGTCGACCGCTTCGCGCGCTACTACACGCCGGTCATCGTCGTCCTCGCGGTCGCGACGGTGCTGCTCTCGCCCGCGATTTTCGGCGTCACGTGGACCCAGGCGTTCGTCCGGGGGCTGACGCTCTTGGTCATCGCCTGTCCGTGCGCGTTCGTCATCTCGACGCCCGTCTCGGTCGTCTCGGGCATCACCTCGGCCGCGCGCAACGGCGTGCTCATCAAGGGTGGCAACCATCTCGAAGCGATGGGCGGCGTCGACGCCGTCGCCTTCGACAAGACCGGCACGCTCACGACGGGCGAGCTGTCGGTCACGGACGTCATCACGCTCAACGAAACGACCGACACGGAGCTTCTGGGCTGTGCCCGCGCCATCGAACAGCGCAGCGAACACCCCATCGCGACGGCCATCATCGACTACGCCGAGGACCAGGGCGTCTCGGACCGCGAGATCACGAACTTCGAGGCTATCACGGGCAAGGGTGTAAAGGCCGACCTCGACGGGACGACCCACTACGCCGGCAAGCCCGCGCTCTTCGCGGACCTCGGTTTCGAGTTGGAGCACACGCACGTGAAAACTGACGGCGGCGCGGCACTGGGCAGCCGCGACGATACGGACGGCGGACGAGTGATTGCCGGACAGAACGGCGACGCCGCCGACCCGCAGGCCTGCGACCACGGTACCTACCTCGACCTCGTCAACGAGACCATCCCCCGGCTCCAGGCGGAGGGGAAGTCGGTCATCCTCGTCGGCACCGACGAGGAGTTGGAGGGCGTCGTCGCCATCGCCGACACGGTCCGTCCCGAAGCCAAGTGGGCCGTCGCCCGCCTGCGCGAACTCGGCGTCGACCACGTCGCCATGCTGACCGGCGACAACGAGCGGACGGCCAACGCCATCGCCGAGCAGGTCGGCATCGACGAGGTCCGGGCGGACCTCCTCCCCGAGGAGAAGGTCGCCGCCGTCGAGGAACTGCGCGAGCAGTACGAGGGCGGCGTCGCCATGGTCGGCGACGGCGTCAACGACGCGCCCGCCCTCGCCACGGCGACGGTCGGCATCGCCATGGGTGCCGCCGGGACCGACACGGCCCTGGAGACGGCGGACATCGCACTGATGGCCGACGACCTGACGCGGCTGCCCTACCTCTACGACCTCGCCTCCCGCGCCAACGGCGTCATCCGGCAGAACATCTGGGCGTCGCTTGGGGTCAAGGCCGTCCTGGCAATCGGCGCGCCGCTCGGCTACGTCTCGGTCATCGTCGCCATCGTCGTCGGCGACATGGGGATGAGCCTCGGCGTCACCGGGAACGCGCTCCGACTGGCGGGCGTGCGACCCGAATCCGACGGGACGGACCACACCGAAGACTGA
- a CDS encoding TIGR00296 family protein, producing the protein MSEAQTVRLSYEDGARAVELARESVESYVLHGQREQPGSMRDAFYNRTGAFVRLTSTRGRGRVRGCAGSYKSKDQLGHAIVDAAIKAASGDSCGSEIEPAELQNLNISVCIVSNQILTNDPLNDLVLGKHGVAVDKGGNHGWLYPTIPIENNWSKEKYLTRVCRKAKLSPLAWQDEDTMVTLIEGQVFRERPDGGSVQELKV; encoded by the coding sequence ATGTCCGAGGCGCAGACCGTACGCCTCTCCTACGAGGATGGGGCTCGGGCGGTCGAACTAGCGCGGGAATCGGTTGAATCGTACGTTCTTCACGGACAACGGGAGCAGCCCGGCAGTATGCGGGACGCGTTCTACAACCGCACCGGGGCGTTCGTCCGGCTGACTTCGACTCGGGGCCGAGGTCGCGTGCGAGGCTGTGCCGGCAGCTACAAGAGCAAAGACCAACTCGGCCACGCAATCGTCGACGCGGCCATCAAGGCCGCCTCCGGCGACTCCTGTGGCTCCGAGATCGAACCGGCGGAGCTACAGAACCTCAACATCTCCGTCTGCATCGTCTCCAACCAGATCCTCACCAACGACCCACTCAACGACCTCGTTCTTGGGAAACACGGGGTCGCGGTCGACAAGGGCGGCAACCACGGCTGGCTCTATCCGACCATCCCGATCGAGAACAACTGGAGCAAGGAGAAGTATCTGACACGCGTCTGCCGGAAGGCGAAACTCTCGCCGCTCGCGTGGCAGGACGAGGATACCATGGTGACGCTCATCGAAGGACAGGTCTTCCGCGAGCGTCCCGACGGCGGCAGCGTCCAAGAACTGAAAGTGTAG
- a CDS encoding nicotinate phosphoribosyltransferase: MSTFDIVGDEAILSGRATDAYFDRTETTLRHAGKNPHVVAEVTADQFPDGEFELFAGLKDAARLLEGHDVDVDTVPEGRLFDGGPVMRIEGSYLAFARLETSLLGFLSHASGIATAALEARRAAPDSTVLSFGARHVHPSMAAVVERNALIAGLDGFSHVAAGDILGKEASGTMPHALMIAFGRGNQEQAWQAFDEAVDEDVPRVALCDTYSDEKDEVVRAVDTLGDRLSGVRLDTTSSRRGDFRHICREVRWELDARDIDGVDIFVSGGLGPSDLRHLRDHVDGFGVGGYVSNADPVDFALDIVEVDGEPAAKRGKLSGVKEVYRTADGGHHVGLRGHDAPADAETLMEPLIRDGEVVDEEPFDLDAAAERAAADATLTGFGEE, from the coding sequence ATGAGCACCTTCGACATCGTCGGCGACGAGGCCATCCTGTCCGGCCGTGCCACCGACGCCTACTTCGACCGCACGGAGACGACACTCCGACACGCGGGCAAGAACCCCCACGTCGTCGCCGAGGTCACCGCCGACCAGTTCCCCGACGGCGAGTTCGAACTCTTCGCGGGGCTGAAGGACGCCGCGCGCCTGCTGGAAGGCCACGACGTCGACGTCGACACGGTCCCCGAGGGGCGGCTGTTCGACGGCGGTCCCGTGATGCGTATCGAAGGGTCGTATCTGGCGTTCGCCCGGCTCGAAACCTCGCTTCTGGGCTTTCTCTCACACGCCTCGGGCATCGCGACGGCAGCGCTCGAAGCCCGGCGGGCGGCCCCCGACTCGACGGTCCTCTCGTTCGGTGCGCGGCACGTCCATCCGTCGATGGCGGCGGTCGTCGAGCGGAACGCCCTCATCGCCGGTCTCGACGGCTTCTCGCACGTCGCCGCGGGCGACATCCTGGGCAAGGAAGCGAGCGGGACGATGCCCCACGCGCTGATGATCGCCTTCGGCCGCGGCAATCAGGAGCAGGCGTGGCAGGCCTTCGACGAGGCGGTCGACGAGGACGTCCCCCGCGTCGCGCTCTGTGACACCTACTCCGACGAGAAAGACGAGGTCGTCCGGGCGGTCGACACCCTGGGTGACCGCCTCTCCGGGGTACGGCTCGACACGACCAGTTCGCGCCGCGGCGACTTCCGACACATCTGCCGGGAGGTCCGCTGGGAGCTGGACGCCCGCGACATCGACGGCGTCGACATCTTCGTCAGCGGCGGACTCGGCCCGAGCGACCTCCGGCATTTGAGAGACCACGTCGACGGCTTCGGCGTCGGCGGCTACGTCTCGAACGCCGACCCGGTGGACTTCGCGCTCGACATCGTCGAGGTCGACGGCGAACCGGCGGCCAAGCGCGGCAAGCTCTCGGGCGTGAAAGAAGTGTATCGGACGGCCGACGGCGGCCACCACGTCGGCCTGCGCGGCCACGACGCACCCGCGGATGCGGAGACGCTCATGGAACCGCTCATTCGTGACGGCGAGGTCGTCGACGAGGAACCCTTCGACCTCGACGCGGCGGCCGAGCGGGCGGCGGCGGACGCGACGCTGACGGGCTTCGGCGAGGAGTAG
- a CDS encoding Hvo_1808 family surface protein — MSRRLALLLAVVLVVSGCAAPTARPTPDADWQWPDDPATDRLGWENGYWYNESIAVDQSDGLNETEREAFVARTMARVEHIRGLEFERSVPVKVISRAEFRESRGGDRDPDADYRAWNNQVWEALLLVGEDTDVSDVFDELYGGAVQGYYSSSEERIVVVSDAETPAIDRTTLAHELVHALQDQQFGLSSDARTQDAQLARQGIVEGDARYVEQLYEERCASGVFECVANAPSDGGAGGALSAPGVFLTIYAPYSEGPTLVDDLRRRGGWDAVDGAYSRSPESTEQLIHPEAYPDETPVDVAVPDRSSAEWSRFSSPESDTVGEASMVAMFWQHGYIERSHLRTKTGNYSAYNYDHPVTAGWGGDRVVPYRHGEGDDADYGYVWATEWDTVADAKKFAAAYRTTLQLYVGGQRVSEGVYRVPDDRPFGDAFRVTREGTRVVIVNAPTVEELDDVHRSG, encoded by the coding sequence GTGTCACGACGACTCGCCCTCCTCCTCGCCGTCGTCCTCGTCGTCTCCGGCTGTGCCGCGCCGACAGCGCGGCCCACCCCGGACGCCGACTGGCAGTGGCCCGACGACCCCGCGACCGACAGACTCGGCTGGGAGAACGGCTACTGGTACAACGAGTCCATCGCCGTCGACCAATCGGACGGCCTGAACGAGACCGAACGCGAGGCGTTCGTCGCCCGCACGATGGCCCGCGTCGAACATATCCGGGGGCTGGAGTTCGAGCGGTCGGTCCCCGTCAAGGTCATCTCCCGCGCGGAGTTCCGCGAGTCGAGAGGGGGCGACCGCGACCCCGACGCCGATTATCGGGCGTGGAACAACCAGGTCTGGGAGGCGTTGTTGCTCGTCGGCGAGGATACCGACGTGAGCGACGTCTTCGACGAACTCTACGGCGGCGCGGTGCAGGGCTACTACTCGTCGAGCGAGGAGCGAATCGTCGTCGTCAGCGACGCCGAGACGCCGGCCATCGACCGTACGACGCTGGCCCACGAACTCGTCCACGCGCTGCAGGACCAGCAGTTCGGGCTGTCGAGCGACGCCCGGACGCAGGACGCCCAACTCGCCCGCCAGGGTATCGTCGAGGGCGACGCGCGCTACGTCGAACAGCTCTACGAGGAGCGGTGTGCGAGCGGCGTCTTCGAGTGCGTAGCGAACGCGCCGAGCGACGGCGGTGCCGGCGGCGCGCTCTCCGCGCCGGGCGTCTTCCTCACGATTTACGCCCCCTACAGCGAGGGACCGACGCTCGTCGACGACCTCCGTCGCCGCGGCGGCTGGGACGCCGTCGACGGCGCGTACAGCCGTAGCCCCGAGAGCACGGAGCAGCTCATCCATCCCGAGGCGTATCCCGACGAGACGCCGGTCGACGTGGCCGTCCCCGACCGCTCGTCGGCCGAGTGGTCGCGGTTTTCGAGTCCGGAGAGCGACACCGTCGGCGAGGCGTCGATGGTTGCGATGTTCTGGCAGCACGGCTACATCGAGCGGTCGCATCTGCGGACGAAGACGGGCAACTACTCCGCGTACAACTACGACCATCCGGTGACCGCGGGCTGGGGCGGTGACCGCGTCGTCCCCTACCGCCACGGCGAGGGCGACGACGCCGACTACGGCTACGTCTGGGCGACCGAGTGGGACACCGTCGCCGACGCCAAGAAGTTCGCGGCGGCCTACCGGACGACACTCCAGCTCTACGTCGGCGGCCAGCGTGTCTCGGAGGGCGTCTACCGCGTCCCCGACGACCGGCCGTTCGGCGACGCCTTCCGCGTGACGCGAGAGGGGACGCGGGTCGTCATCGTCAACGCGCCGACCGTCGAGGAGTTAGACGACGTCCACCGGTCGGGCTGA
- a CDS encoding Hvo_1808 family surface protein, with translation MRRLPVLAAVVLVLLSGCAGSVPMLDSGGTAEDTVPPDDVHADIDPAPADLADPTTDRLGWEGGYWYNESIDVDQSDGLNSSELAAVTNRSMARVEYIRGLEFERSVPVEVVSRDEFASSQSDRETPPSRRTFDNAKFEALFMINESTDSIAVQSQNRGASVGGYYSPSEERIVLVSNSQTPSVSEVTLSQELFHALQDQQFDLSSFDQSTREQHNAADGIIEGDGNLVDYLYGQRCGEEWTCLSDTGSASGETSNNSSSGSSSGGLADLGPYFLKYQPYSDGPAFVYQVYEAGGWDAVNAVYETPPTSTSQTIHPGQYPESEPSVPTVDDRTTGSWERVEPEGRVNYGRVGEAGLAAMFASPLYEQPGAAIVSPRSWLNTDDNGTPRTFDPLNYDTDYSDDFAGDRFVAYADADAEDRSGYVWAVRFDNESAADDFRDGYGQLLDYRNATEVEDASGPGSVYRIPEGDDNGFSDAFRVVQRGDTVTITNAPTVEALAGVRAGE, from the coding sequence GTGCGACGCCTTCCAGTACTCGCAGCCGTCGTCCTCGTACTGCTCTCGGGTTGTGCCGGGTCGGTCCCCATGCTCGACTCGGGCGGCACCGCGGAGGACACTGTCCCGCCCGACGACGTCCATGCCGACATCGACCCCGCGCCCGCCGACCTCGCCGACCCCACCACCGACAGACTCGGCTGGGAGGGTGGCTACTGGTACAACGAGTCCATCGACGTCGACCAGTCCGACGGTCTCAACTCGTCGGAGCTGGCGGCCGTGACCAACCGCTCGATGGCCCGTGTCGAGTATATCCGTGGGCTGGAGTTCGAGCGGTCGGTCCCCGTCGAGGTCGTCAGCCGCGACGAGTTCGCGTCCTCACAGAGCGACCGCGAGACGCCGCCGAGCCGCCGGACGTTCGACAACGCGAAGTTCGAAGCGCTGTTCATGATCAACGAGTCGACGGACTCCATCGCCGTGCAGTCGCAGAACCGCGGTGCCTCGGTCGGCGGCTACTACTCCCCGAGCGAGGAACGGATCGTCCTCGTTAGCAACTCTCAGACCCCGAGCGTCTCGGAGGTGACGCTCTCCCAAGAGCTGTTCCACGCGCTGCAGGACCAGCAGTTCGACCTCTCGTCGTTCGACCAGTCGACCCGCGAACAGCATAACGCGGCCGACGGCATTATCGAAGGCGACGGTAACCTCGTCGACTACCTCTACGGACAGCGGTGTGGCGAGGAGTGGACCTGTCTGAGCGACACTGGCAGTGCTAGTGGAGAGACCAGCAACAACAGTTCCAGCGGCTCCAGCTCCGGCGGTCTCGCCGACCTCGGGCCGTACTTCCTGAAATACCAGCCCTACTCGGACGGCCCGGCGTTCGTCTACCAGGTCTACGAGGCGGGCGGCTGGGACGCCGTGAACGCGGTCTACGAGACCCCGCCGACGTCGACCTCCCAGACCATCCACCCCGGCCAGTATCCCGAGAGCGAGCCGTCGGTGCCGACCGTCGACGACCGAACCACGGGGTCGTGGGAGCGCGTCGAACCCGAGGGTCGCGTGAACTACGGCCGCGTCGGCGAGGCGGGGCTGGCGGCCATGTTCGCGTCGCCGCTGTACGAACAGCCCGGCGCGGCCATCGTCTCGCCGCGGTCGTGGCTCAACACCGACGACAACGGCACGCCGCGGACCTTCGACCCGCTGAACTACGACACCGACTACTCCGACGATTTCGCGGGTGACCGCTTCGTCGCCTACGCCGACGCCGACGCCGAGGACCGCTCGGGCTACGTCTGGGCCGTCCGCTTCGACAACGAGTCGGCCGCGGACGACTTCCGCGACGGCTACGGCCAACTGCTCGACTACCGTAACGCGACCGAAGTCGAGGACGCGTCCGGTCCGGGGTCGGTCTACCGCATCCCCGAGGGTGACGACAACGGCTTCAGCGACGCCTTCCGCGTCGTCCAGCGCGGCGACACGGTGACCATCACGAACGCGCCGACCGTCGAGGCTCTCGCGGGCGTCCGCGCCGGCGAGTAA
- a CDS encoding Hvo_1808 family surface protein — protein sequence MRRLIALCLVSLVLSGCAAPTGAPTAADGDWQFPDDPPSDRIGWENGYWHNESIDVDQSDGLSDAELEAYVARSMARVEHLRDREFKESVPVEVISREAYRQQSADSSQRDDSFEAWNNQVWEALFITGEQQNVQSELGSTFGAAVAGFYSPSDDEIKIVTDSPDRPVIDNATLHHELVHAMQDQYHNLASNTYRAESQDGDLAVSGVVEGEANYIEYLYLEKCGGEWECVETPRSGGGGGGGNLNLGIYLVIFQPYSDGPVFVHDLYQEGGWDAVEERFENPPVSSEQVIHRTGEEPVPIEYTDRARNGWSLFDEGLDGSDTVGEASLYAMFWYQDREGTEGFEGFDWREVGQTEGEYDQLNYDSTATAGWANDRVFPYAKGEGDDAEYGYVWELEWDTERDATQFRETYLAMLRANGATEQGENVYVVPEGAFADAFRVTQDGTRITVVNAPTVDDLGDVRPTSAQADGSGASDASGDDGGDSATAGDGDDSTDAQSPGFGLFAGLVALVVSLAVAAGVGRRD from the coding sequence ATGCGACGGCTCATCGCCCTCTGTCTCGTCTCGCTCGTCCTCTCCGGCTGTGCGGCCCCCACCGGCGCGCCGACCGCGGCCGACGGCGACTGGCAGTTCCCCGACGACCCTCCGAGCGACCGTATCGGCTGGGAGAACGGCTACTGGCACAACGAATCCATCGACGTCGACCAGTCCGACGGGCTGAGCGACGCCGAGTTAGAGGCCTACGTCGCCCGCTCGATGGCGCGGGTCGAACACCTCCGCGACCGGGAGTTCAAAGAGTCCGTGCCGGTCGAAGTCATCTCCCGCGAGGCGTACCGCCAGCAGTCCGCCGACAGCAGTCAGCGCGACGACTCCTTCGAGGCGTGGAACAACCAGGTCTGGGAGGCACTCTTCATCACCGGCGAACAGCAGAACGTCCAGTCGGAACTCGGATCGACGTTCGGCGCGGCCGTCGCGGGCTTCTACTCGCCGAGCGACGACGAGATCAAGATCGTCACCGACTCGCCCGACCGGCCGGTCATCGACAACGCGACGCTGCACCACGAACTCGTCCACGCGATGCAGGACCAGTATCACAACCTCGCCAGCAACACCTACCGCGCCGAGAGCCAGGACGGTGACCTCGCGGTCTCCGGCGTGGTCGAGGGCGAGGCGAACTACATCGAATATCTCTACCTCGAGAAATGTGGCGGCGAGTGGGAGTGCGTCGAGACGCCCCGCTCGGGTGGCGGCGGCGGTGGCGGAAACCTCAACCTCGGCATCTATCTCGTCATCTTCCAGCCCTACTCCGACGGCCCCGTGTTCGTCCACGACCTATACCAGGAGGGCGGCTGGGACGCCGTCGAGGAACGCTTCGAGAACCCGCCGGTCTCCTCCGAGCAGGTCATCCACCGGACGGGAGAGGAGCCGGTCCCCATCGAGTACACCGACCGCGCTCGTAACGGCTGGTCGCTGTTCGACGAGGGCCTTGACGGCTCCGACACCGTCGGCGAGGCCTCGCTGTACGCGATGTTCTGGTATCAGGACAGAGAGGGAACCGAGGGCTTCGAGGGCTTCGACTGGCGCGAGGTCGGCCAGACCGAGGGCGAGTACGACCAGCTCAACTACGACTCGACGGCGACGGCCGGCTGGGCGAACGACCGCGTCTTCCCGTACGCCAAGGGTGAGGGCGACGACGCCGAATACGGCTACGTCTGGGAGTTAGAGTGGGATACGGAACGCGACGCGACGCAGTTCCGCGAGACCTACCTCGCGATGCTCCGTGCCAACGGCGCGACCGAGCAGGGTGAGAACGTCTACGTCGTCCCGGAGGGCGCGTTCGCCGACGCCTTCCGCGTGACGCAGGACGGTACTCGCATCACTGTCGTCAACGCGCCGACCGTCGACGACCTCGGCGACGTCCGGCCGACGTCGGCACAAGCTGACGGGAGCGGCGCGAGCGATGCGAGCGGTGACGACGGTGGCGACAGTGCCACTGCGGGCGACGGCGACGACTCCACGGACGCCCAGTCGCCCGGTTTCGGACTGTTCGCCGGCCTCGTCGCACTCGTCGTCTCGCTCGCCGTCGCCGCGGGCGTCGGCCGTCGCGACTGA
- a CDS encoding cysteine hydrolase family protein, translating into MSFDPARTAVVVVDMQNGFCHPDGSLSAPASEAAIEPVSEVVASAREAGASVVYTRDVHPPEQFEDNHYYDEFDRWGEHVVEGSWEAELVDGLDVREEDHVVVKHTYDAFYQTDLEGWLDAHGIDDLLICGTLANVCVLHTAGSAGLRDYRPVVVEDALGFIEEGHKEYAVDHADWLFGEVTTRGEIEFS; encoded by the coding sequence ATGAGCTTCGACCCCGCCCGAACCGCCGTCGTCGTCGTCGACATGCAGAACGGCTTCTGTCACCCCGATGGAAGCCTCTCCGCGCCAGCCAGCGAGGCCGCCATCGAGCCCGTCAGCGAGGTCGTCGCGTCGGCCCGCGAGGCCGGTGCGTCGGTCGTCTACACCCGCGACGTCCACCCGCCCGAGCAGTTCGAGGACAACCACTACTACGACGAGTTCGACCGCTGGGGCGAGCACGTCGTCGAGGGGTCGTGGGAAGCCGAACTCGTCGACGGCCTCGACGTGCGCGAGGAGGACCACGTCGTCGTCAAGCACACCTACGACGCCTTCTACCAGACCGACCTGGAGGGCTGGCTCGACGCCCACGGTATCGACGACCTGCTCATCTGCGGGACGCTCGCGAACGTCTGTGTGCTGCACACCGCCGGAAGTGCCGGTCTCAGGGATTATCGACCGGTCGTCGTCGAGGACGCGCTGGGCTTCATCGAGGAGGGTCACAAAGAGTACGCCGTCGACCACGCCGACTGGCTGTTCGGCGAGGTGACGACGCGCGGGGAGATCGAGTTCAGCTAA